One window of Ailuropoda melanoleuca isolate Jingjing chromosome 3, ASM200744v2, whole genome shotgun sequence genomic DNA carries:
- the ARSI gene encoding arylsulfatase I, with amino-acid sequence MAMHALTGLSLVSLLSFGYLSWDRAKPSLVADGPGEAGVEQPSAAPSQPPHIIFILTDDQGYHDVGYHGSDIETPTLDRLAAEGVKLENYYIQPICTPSRSQLLTGRYQIHTGLQHSIIRPRQPNCLPLDQVTLPQKLQEAGYSTHMVGKWHLGFYRKECLPTRRGFDTFLGSLTGNVDYYTYDNCDGPGVCGFDLHEGESVAWGLSGQYSTMLYAQRVSHILASHSPRRPLFLYVAFQAVHTPLQSPREYLYRYRAMGNVARRKYAAMVTCMDEAVRNITWALKRYGFYNNSVIIFSSDNGGQTFSGGSNWPLRGRKGTYWEGGVRGLGFVHSPLLKRKRRTSRALVHITDWYPTLVGLAGGTASAADGLDGYDVWPAISEGRASPRTEILHNIDPLYNHARHGSLEAGFGIWNTAVQAAIRVGEWKLLTGDPGYGDWIPPQTLAAFPGSWWNLERMASARQAVWLFNISADPYEREDLAGQRPDVVRALLARLVDYNRTAIPVRYPAENPRAHPDFNGGAWGPWASDEEEEEEEEEAGRARSFSRGRRKKKCKICKLRSFFRKLNTRLMSQQI; translated from the exons ATGGCGATGCATGCCCTCACTGGCTTGTCGCTGGTCAGCCTGCTCAGCTTCGGCTACCTGTCCTGGGACCGGGCCAAGCCAAGCCTGGTGGCGGACGGGCCCGGGGAGGCCGGCGTGGAGCAGCCTTCGGCCGCTCCATCCCAGCCTCCCCATATCATCTTCATCCTCACCGACGACCAGGGCTACCACGACGTGGGCTACCATGGCTCAGATATCGAGACCCCTACACTGGACCGGCTGGCAGCCGAGGGTGTCAAGTTGGAGAATTATTATATCCAGCCCATCTGCACGCCTTCGCGGAGCCAACTTCTCACTGGCAG GTACCAGATCCATACAGGACTCCAGCACTCCATCATCCGCCCTCGGCAGCCCAACTGCCTGCCCCTGGACCAGGTGACACTGCCCCAGAAGCTGCAGGAGGCGGGTTACTCCACCCACATGGTGGGCAAGTGGCACCTGGGCTTCTACCGGAAGGAGTGCCTGCCCACCCGCCGGGGCTTCGACACCTTCCTGGGCTCGCTCACGGGCAACGTGGACTACTACACCTACGACAATTGTGATGGCCCCGGGGTGTGCGGCTTTGACCTGCACGAGGGCGAGAGCGTGGCCTGGGGGCTTAGCGGCCAGTACTCCACCATGCTCTATGCCCAGCGGGTCAGCCACATCCTAGCGAGCCATAGCCCCCGGCGGCCCCTCTTCCTCTATGTGGCCTTCCAGGCGGTGCACACGCCCCTGCAGTCCCCTCGCGAGTACCTGTACCGCTACCGCGCCATGGGCAACGTGGCCCGGCGCAAGTACGCGGCCATGGTAACCTGCATGGACGAGGCCGTGCGCAACATCACCTGGGCCCTCAAGCGCTATGGTTTCTACAACAACAGCGTCATCATCTTCTCCAGTGACAATGGTGGCCAGACCTTCTCGGGGGGAAGCAACTGGCCGCTGCGAGGACGCAAGGGCACTTACTGGGAAGGTGGCGTGCGCGGCCTCGGCTTCGTCCACAGCCCCCTGCTCAAGCGAAAGCGCCGGACGAGCCGGGCGCTGGTGCACATCACTGACTGGTACCCGACCCTGGTAGGATTGGCAGGCGGCACTGCCTCGGCGGCCGACGGGCTAGATGGCTACGATGTGTGGCCAGCCATCAGCGAGGGCCGGGCCTCGCCGCGCACGGAGATCCTGCACAACATTGACCCCCTCTACAACCACGCCCGGCACGGCTCCCTGGAGGCTGGCTTTGGCATCTGGAACACTGCTGTGCAGGCCGCCATCCGCGTGGGTGAGTGGAAGCTGCTCACGGGCGACCCTGGCTATGGGGATTGGATCCCGCCGCAGACACTGGCCGCCTTTCCCGGCAGCTGGTGGAACCTCGAGCGCATGGCCAGTGCCCGTCAGGCCGTGTGGCTCTTCAATATCAGCGCGGACCCCTACGAGCGGGAGGACCTGGCTGGCCAGCGGCCCGACGTGGTCCGTGCCCTGCTGGCCCGTCTGGTGGACTATAACCGCACCGCCATCCCTGTGCGCTACCCAGCGGAGAACCCCCGGGCCCATCCCGACTTTAATGGGGGTGCTTGGGGGCCCTGGGCCAgtgatgaggaagaagaggaagaggaggaagaagcaggcagggcTCGAAGCTTCTCCCGAGGGCGCCGCAAGAAAAAGTGCAAGATTTGCAAGCTGCGATCCTTTTTTCGTAAACTCAACACCAGGCTGATGTCCCAGCAGATCTGA